In Massilia violaceinigra, one DNA window encodes the following:
- a CDS encoding DUF1800 domain-containing protein: protein MKPTLLVLFAAATLVTARADPLPLPPAQAAAHVLNRIAFGPAPGDLERVTRGGVRAYIDSQLEPAAIALPAALDERLAALETPNRSAGKTLGEFEEARRNARDEAPAALAQRRARVARIARETAEARLLRAIQSPRQLEEVMVDFWFNHFNVAASKGSVQALVASYERDAIRPYVFGSFRQLLGATARHPAMLYYLDNYLSAAPAPAGARAGVKGRPRGLNENYARELMELHTLGVDGGYTQRDVTELARMFTGWTYDQRALIGEDQLFRFDPRRHDQGAKTWLGRAVPAQGQAEGEMALDVLAVHPATARHLSYKLAQYFVQDEPPPALVERMARSWQASDGDIRAVLRVLFASEEFMAPASVGAKFKTPYQYVVSAARASGAPLGDIGPLLATMSQLGMPLYGCQTPDGYKNTEAAWMNPHALTRRIVFATALGAGRLPLGAGAQPAPLPAASSVTPAPLDPQQLESTLGASVSARTRDMVAASPIALRAAMLLGGPDFMQR, encoded by the coding sequence ATGAAACCGACTTTGCTCGTGCTGTTCGCCGCCGCCACGCTGGTGACGGCGCGCGCCGACCCGCTGCCGCTGCCGCCGGCACAGGCGGCCGCGCATGTACTCAACCGGATCGCTTTCGGGCCCGCGCCGGGCGACCTTGAGCGCGTGACCCGCGGCGGCGTGCGTGCCTATATCGACAGCCAGCTCGAACCGGCGGCGATTGCCTTGCCGGCCGCGCTGGACGAGCGCCTGGCCGCCCTGGAAACGCCCAACCGCAGCGCCGGCAAGACCTTGGGCGAATTCGAGGAAGCGCGCCGCAATGCGCGCGACGAAGCGCCCGCCGCGCTGGCGCAGCGGCGCGCGCGGGTGGCCCGCATCGCCCGCGAGACAGCCGAAGCGCGCCTGCTGCGCGCCATCCAGAGTCCGCGCCAGCTGGAAGAAGTGATGGTCGATTTCTGGTTCAACCACTTCAACGTGGCCGCCTCCAAGGGAAGCGTGCAGGCCCTGGTTGCCAGCTACGAGCGCGATGCGATCCGGCCCTACGTGTTCGGCTCCTTCCGCCAGCTGCTCGGCGCCACCGCCAGGCATCCGGCCATGCTGTACTACCTCGACAACTACCTGTCGGCCGCTCCCGCCCCTGCCGGCGCCAGGGCGGGCGTCAAGGGCAGGCCGCGCGGCCTGAACGAAAACTACGCGCGCGAACTGATGGAGCTGCACACGCTCGGCGTCGACGGCGGCTACACCCAGCGCGACGTGACGGAACTGGCGCGCATGTTCACCGGCTGGACCTACGACCAGCGCGCCCTGATCGGCGAGGACCAGCTCTTCCGCTTCGATCCGCGCCGCCACGACCAGGGCGCCAAGACCTGGCTCGGACGCGCGGTGCCGGCGCAGGGCCAGGCCGAAGGCGAGATGGCGCTCGACGTGCTGGCCGTCCATCCGGCCACGGCGCGCCACCTGAGCTACAAGCTGGCCCAGTACTTCGTTCAGGACGAGCCGCCGCCGGCGCTGGTCGAGCGCATGGCGCGCAGCTGGCAGGCCAGTGACGGCGACATCCGCGCCGTGCTGCGCGTGCTGTTCGCCAGCGAGGAATTCATGGCGCCGGCCAGCGTCGGCGCCAAGTTCAAGACTCCGTATCAATATGTGGTATCGGCGGCGCGCGCCAGTGGCGCGCCGCTGGGCGACATCGGGCCGCTGCTCGCGACCATGAGCCAGCTCGGCATGCCGCTGTACGGCTGCCAGACTCCGGATGGCTACAAGAATACCGAGGCGGCCTGGATGAATCCCCATGCGCTGACCCGGCGCATCGTATTCGCCACGGCGCTCGGCGCGGGACGCCTGCCGCTGGGGGCCGGTGCGCAGCCGGCGCCGCTGCCGGCGGCCAGTTCGGTGACGCCGGCGCCGCTCGATCCGCAGCAGCTCGAGTCGACGCTCGGCGCCAGCGTATCGGCACGCACCCGGGACATGGTCGCGGCCAGTCCCATCGCGCTGCGGGCGGCGATGCTGCTCGGCGGCCCCGATTTCATGCAGCGCTAA
- a CDS encoding CerR family C-terminal domain-containing protein → MEKIPTLPADDARRTRSDGAQSRERLLLTAIRLFAEQGFAKTSTREIALAAGTNIASISYYFGDKAGLYRAAFTEPSPSCDHHTDLFTSPDATLRETLESFYGVMMADLKRGDLARLSMRLWFREMLEPTGIWDEEIDNGIKPAHAALVMVLGRHLGMAAPDDDVLRLAFSLVGLAVQLMVTRDVIDRINPHLLENDAAIDAWMARLVDYGEAMVNAELARRKAGAVQPITKPRKKKA, encoded by the coding sequence ATGGAAAAAATACCGACTTTACCGGCCGACGATGCGCGCCGCACGCGCTCGGACGGCGCCCAGTCGCGCGAGCGGCTGCTGCTGACGGCAATCCGCCTGTTCGCCGAGCAGGGATTTGCCAAAACCTCCACGCGCGAGATTGCGCTGGCCGCCGGCACCAATATCGCCTCGATCAGTTACTACTTCGGCGACAAGGCGGGCCTGTACCGCGCCGCCTTCACCGAGCCGTCGCCCAGCTGCGACCATCACACCGACCTGTTCACCTCGCCCGACGCCACCTTGCGCGAAACGCTGGAGAGCTTCTACGGCGTCATGATGGCCGACCTGAAACGCGGCGACCTGGCGCGCCTGTCGATGCGGCTGTGGTTTCGCGAAATGCTCGAACCGACCGGCATCTGGGACGAGGAAATCGACAACGGCATCAAGCCGGCCCACGCGGCGCTGGTGATGGTGCTGGGCCGCCATCTGGGCATGGCCGCGCCGGACGACGACGTGCTGCGCCTGGCCTTCTCGCTGGTCGGCCTGGCGGTGCAACTGATGGTCACGCGCGACGTGATCGACCGCATCAACCCTCACCTGCTGGAAAACGACGCCGCCATCGATGCCTGGATGGCGCGCCTGGTCGACTACGGCGAGGCGATGGTCAACGCCGAACTGGCGCGCCGCAAGGCCGGCGCCGTACAACCGATTACAAAGCCACGAAAGAAGAAAGCATGA
- a CDS encoding DUF1501 domain-containing protein: protein MQRRDFLSSMALGASLLVPVGRSAWAASGESATRQKLIVVMLRGAVDGLNVVAPVGDPNYRRLRPTIGLELPGAEGGALDLDGYFGLHPALAPLLPLWQQKQLAFVHASGSPDDSRSHFDAQIYMENATPGRKSTPDGWMNRLVGALPGESTASRAMSIGPLMPRILSGAAPVINLPNGAGGTRADVLDRPAVGAVFDQLYGGHARFGRAYGEGRAAHKEVMQAAMSQEMQAADNGAPLPNGFPDDAARLAGLMRGDPRMQVAFIALGGWDTHANQGAATGQLANRLAPLGLGLATLAQRLGPMFAHTTIIVMSEFGRTARQNGNAGTDHGHGNAMWLLGGKVAGGKVYGDWQGVGDDALNEGRDLPVTTDFRSVLAQMAEKHLGLPDRQLARLFPDMPRKAPAFQLFWT, encoded by the coding sequence ATGCAACGCAGAGACTTTTTATCCTCGATGGCGCTGGGCGCGAGCCTGCTGGTACCGGTCGGGCGCAGCGCCTGGGCCGCCAGCGGCGAGAGCGCCACGCGCCAGAAACTGATCGTCGTGATGCTGCGCGGCGCAGTCGATGGCCTGAACGTGGTGGCGCCGGTGGGCGACCCGAATTACCGGCGCCTGCGCCCCACCATCGGCCTCGAATTACCGGGGGCGGAAGGCGGCGCGCTCGACCTGGACGGCTACTTCGGCCTGCATCCCGCGCTCGCGCCGTTGCTGCCGCTGTGGCAGCAAAAGCAGCTCGCGTTCGTGCACGCCAGCGGCTCGCCCGACGACAGCCGTTCCCACTTCGACGCGCAGATCTATATGGAGAACGCCACGCCGGGGCGCAAAAGCACCCCGGACGGCTGGATGAACCGGCTGGTGGGGGCGCTGCCGGGGGAGTCGACGGCGAGCCGCGCGATGAGCATCGGCCCGCTGATGCCGCGCATCCTGAGCGGGGCGGCGCCGGTCATCAACCTGCCCAATGGCGCTGGCGGAACCCGTGCCGATGTCCTCGACCGCCCGGCGGTGGGCGCCGTGTTCGACCAGCTCTATGGCGGCCATGCGCGGTTCGGGCGGGCCTACGGCGAGGGCAGGGCCGCGCACAAGGAAGTCATGCAGGCGGCGATGAGCCAGGAGATGCAGGCCGCCGACAACGGGGCGCCGCTGCCCAATGGCTTTCCCGACGATGCGGCGCGGCTGGCGGGCCTGATGCGGGGCGATCCGCGCATGCAGGTCGCGTTCATCGCGCTCGGTGGGTGGGACACGCATGCCAACCAGGGCGCCGCGACCGGCCAGCTGGCCAACCGGCTTGCGCCGCTGGGACTGGGGCTGGCCACGCTGGCGCAGCGCCTTGGCCCCATGTTCGCGCACACGACCATCATCGTGATGTCGGAATTTGGCCGCACTGCGCGCCAGAACGGCAACGCCGGCACCGATCATGGGCATGGCAACGCGATGTGGCTGCTGGGCGGGAAGGTTGCGGGCGGCAAGGTCTACGGCGACTGGCAGGGCGTGGGCGACGACGCGCTCAACGAAGGACGCGACCTGCCGGTGACGACCGATTTTCGCTCGGTGCTGGCGCAAATGGCGGAAAAACACCTGGGTTTACCCGACAGGCAACTGGCGCGCTTGTTCCCGGACATGCCGCGCAAAGCGCCAGCGTTTCAATTATTTTGGACATGA
- a CDS encoding PEP-CTERM sorting domain-containing protein, producing MKNIAKNITIGAALCASVLFTSSAQATWAGNTTKSDVKLNGASADAADYAFLVNPQGFFSTKGGSGGFASDFALYGSKQGWTSIAAFGAKADNGVAVSTNKLGTNLTFTFDKTDGRHGSWTVANNDVKNNVKLDLVFAMYGGVGSSAFLFDNETLAAGSTSNGSWTFNALNLFGSKAEYANLTIFARDVSKTAFEVPTTPVPEPETYAMLLAGLGLIGFMSRRRKSAQPLFH from the coding sequence ATGAAAAACATTGCTAAAAATATTACTATTGGCGCGGCACTCTGCGCATCCGTCCTGTTTACCTCGAGCGCACAGGCGACCTGGGCCGGCAATACCACCAAGAGCGACGTCAAGCTCAACGGCGCCAGCGCCGATGCGGCCGACTACGCCTTCCTGGTCAATCCACAGGGCTTTTTCTCCACCAAGGGCGGCAGCGGCGGTTTTGCCAGCGACTTTGCCCTGTACGGCTCGAAGCAGGGCTGGACCTCGATCGCCGCTTTCGGCGCCAAGGCCGACAATGGCGTTGCCGTCTCGACCAACAAGCTGGGCACCAACCTGACCTTCACTTTCGACAAAACCGATGGCCGCCACGGTTCGTGGACGGTTGCCAACAACGATGTGAAGAACAATGTCAAACTCGACCTCGTGTTCGCCATGTACGGCGGCGTCGGCAGCTCGGCCTTTTTGTTCGACAACGAAACCCTGGCCGCCGGTTCCACCAGCAACGGCAGCTGGACCTTCAACGCGCTGAACCTGTTCGGCAGCAAGGCCGAATACGCGAACCTGACCATCTTCGCGCGCGACGTCAGCAAGACCGCCTTCGAGGTACCGACCACGCCGGTGCCGGAACCGGAAACCTATGCCATGCTGCTGGCCGGCCTGGGCCTGATCGGCTTCATGTCGCGTCGCCGCAAGAGCGCGCAGCCGCTGTTCCACTGA
- a CDS encoding PEP-CTERM sorting domain-containing protein: protein MKNIAKTISLGAVLCSSVLFATGVHAANGSAGKTAKGDVSLNGVSADAVDYAGGVNPQSGNATKGGSSGFAKDFALYGSKQGWSSIAAFGSSADNGVAISTSKLGTSLTFTFDKTDGRHGSWTVANHDVKNNVKLDLVFAMHVGGGSSAWLFDNEILGAGAKSTGSWTLNALNPGGKLADYSSLTIFARDLSKTAFDVPTTPVPEPENYAMLLAGLGLIGFMSRRRKGEYDTFR from the coding sequence ATGAAAAACATTGCTAAAACGATTAGCTTGGGCGCAGTTCTTTGCTCGTCCGTCCTGTTCGCCACCGGCGTTCATGCCGCTAACGGCAGCGCCGGCAAGACCGCCAAGGGCGACGTCAGCCTGAACGGCGTGAGCGCCGATGCCGTCGACTATGCCGGCGGCGTCAATCCCCAGAGCGGCAACGCCACCAAAGGCGGCAGCAGCGGTTTCGCCAAAGACTTCGCGCTGTACGGCTCGAAGCAGGGCTGGAGCTCGATCGCCGCCTTCGGCAGCAGCGCCGACAATGGCGTTGCGATCTCGACCAGCAAGCTGGGCACCAGCCTCACCTTTACGTTCGACAAGACCGACGGCCGCCATGGTTCGTGGACCGTCGCTAACCACGACGTGAAAAACAATGTCAAGCTGGACCTGGTGTTCGCGATGCACGTCGGCGGCGGCAGCTCGGCCTGGTTGTTCGACAATGAAATCCTTGGCGCCGGCGCGAAAAGCACGGGCAGCTGGACCCTGAACGCGCTCAATCCGGGCGGCAAGCTGGCCGATTACTCGAGCCTGACCATCTTCGCGCGCGACTTGAGCAAGACGGCTTTCGACGTACCGACCACGCCGGTGCCGGAACCGGAAAACTATGCCATGCTGCTGGCCGGCCTGGGCCTGATCGGCTTCATGTCGCGTCGCCGCAAGGGCGAGTACGATACCTTCCGCTGA
- a CDS encoding efflux transporter outer membrane subunit — protein sequence MKIVHVLSAALLPLTLGACALAPPSKPEAPVAPQWQAPLPHNGSLTDLSGWWRQQGDALLVQLVEAAQTASPNVATARSRIAQSRADRVAAGAALAPSLDASVSVSRANQQSTLPGGTTSQAGLESTWEIDLFGGGRATRNASEERLAGARASWHDARVAVAAEVANQYYSLRACEQLLAVARLDAASREDTARLTGLSADAGFQAPATAALARASAAEGKSRATLQRALCDIDIKTLVALTAIDEPDLRARLLASTPVTPPPLGIAALPAQVLAQRPDVFTAEREVAAASFDVGSAQAQRYPRLALRGSIGAANFRSGGENTQLDTWTIGPLALTLPIFDGGRRSANVDAAKARYEAAVVSYRASARRAVSEVEQALVNLNSAADRSGDAQVALDGYRAAFRAAEDRYKNGLGSLLELEDARRTRLAAENAVVTLERERSAASVALYRAAGGGWTAASN from the coding sequence ATGAAGATAGTCCATGTACTGAGTGCGGCGCTGCTGCCGCTGACGCTGGGAGCGTGCGCGCTGGCGCCGCCAAGCAAGCCCGAGGCGCCGGTGGCGCCGCAATGGCAGGCGCCGCTGCCGCACAACGGCAGCCTGACCGATCTCTCGGGCTGGTGGCGCCAGCAGGGCGATGCGCTGCTGGTGCAGCTGGTCGAGGCGGCGCAGACGGCCAGCCCCAACGTGGCCACGGCGCGTTCGCGCATCGCCCAGTCGCGCGCCGACCGCGTCGCGGCCGGCGCCGCGCTGGCGCCATCGCTGGACGCGAGCGTGAGCGTGAGCCGCGCCAACCAGCAAAGCACCCTGCCCGGCGGCACCACCAGCCAGGCGGGCCTGGAAAGCACCTGGGAGATCGACCTGTTTGGCGGCGGACGCGCCACCCGCAACGCGAGCGAGGAACGCCTGGCCGGCGCGCGCGCCAGCTGGCATGACGCGCGCGTGGCGGTGGCGGCCGAAGTGGCCAACCAGTATTACAGCCTGCGCGCGTGCGAGCAGTTGCTGGCGGTGGCCCGGCTCGACGCCGCATCGCGCGAAGACACCGCGCGCCTGACCGGCCTGTCGGCCGATGCCGGCTTCCAGGCACCCGCCACGGCGGCCCTGGCACGCGCCAGCGCGGCCGAAGGCAAGAGCCGCGCCACCTTGCAGCGCGCCTTGTGCGATATCGATATCAAGACCCTGGTGGCCTTGACGGCGATCGACGAGCCGGACCTGCGCGCGCGCCTGCTGGCCAGCACGCCGGTCACGCCGCCGCCGTTGGGCATCGCGGCCCTGCCGGCGCAGGTGCTGGCCCAGCGCCCCGACGTATTCACCGCCGAACGCGAAGTGGCGGCGGCCAGCTTCGACGTCGGCAGCGCGCAGGCGCAGCGCTATCCGCGCCTGGCGCTGCGAGGCTCGATCGGCGCGGCGAATTTTCGCAGCGGCGGCGAGAACACCCAGCTCGACACCTGGACCATCGGCCCGCTGGCGCTGACCCTGCCGATCTTCGATGGCGGCAGGCGCAGCGCCAATGTGGACGCGGCCAAGGCACGCTACGAAGCGGCCGTGGTGTCGTACCGCGCCAGCGCGCGGCGCGCCGTCAGTGAGGTCGAGCAGGCGCTGGTGAACCTGAACAGCGCGGCCGACCGCAGCGGCGACGCGCAAGTGGCGCTCGACGGTTACCGCGCGGCCTTCCGCGCCGCCGAAGACCGCTACAAGAATGGACTGGGCAGCCTGCTCGAACTGGAAGACGCGCGCCGCACCCGCCTGGCCGCCGAGAACGCGGTCGTGACCCTGGAGCGCGAACGCAGCGCCGCCTCGGTCGCGTTGTACCGCGCCGCCGGCGGCGGCTGGACCGCCGCCTCGAACTGA
- a CDS encoding efflux RND transporter periplasmic adaptor subunit gives MKNLKLKPAAALVIGSLVLATGSLMAVSSNSVAADDKKDAAPKPALTVTTTKPSPATLAIKLGANGNVAAWQEAVIGSESGGLRLTDVKVNVGDVVKKGQVLAVFSADTVNADVAQARAGLLEAEANAAEAVANAARARTLETSGALSAQQISQYKTAEQTAKARIASARAALSSQQLRLKYTQVVAPDDGVISARAATVGSVVGVGTELFRMIRQGRLEWRAEVTAAELARIKPGTSAVVKAANGSELTGKVRMIAPTIDPQTRSALVYVDLPPATASATAATSANAPFKAGMFASGQFELGTSDAMTVPQQAVVVRDGFSYVFRLNQDGRVSQLKVQAGRRLGDRIEVSKGLTADSLVVVSGAGFLNDGDLVRNVPAAAAAPATAAK, from the coding sequence TTGAAGAATTTGAAACTGAAGCCGGCCGCCGCGCTGGTGATCGGCAGCCTGGTGCTGGCGACCGGCAGCCTGATGGCCGTCTCGTCCAATTCGGTCGCAGCCGACGACAAGAAAGACGCGGCGCCGAAACCGGCGCTGACGGTGACCACCACCAAGCCGTCGCCGGCCACGCTGGCCATCAAGCTGGGCGCCAACGGCAACGTGGCCGCCTGGCAGGAAGCGGTGATTGGCAGCGAGTCGGGCGGCCTGCGCCTGACCGACGTCAAGGTCAACGTCGGCGACGTCGTCAAGAAGGGCCAGGTACTGGCCGTATTCTCGGCCGATACCGTCAACGCCGACGTGGCGCAGGCACGCGCCGGTTTGCTTGAAGCGGAAGCGAATGCCGCCGAAGCGGTGGCCAATGCGGCCCGGGCGCGCACGCTGGAAACTTCGGGCGCGCTGTCGGCCCAGCAGATCAGCCAGTACAAGACGGCCGAGCAGACCGCCAAGGCCCGTATCGCCTCGGCCAGGGCCGCCCTGTCGTCGCAGCAGCTGCGCCTGAAATACACGCAGGTGGTCGCGCCCGACGACGGCGTGATCTCGGCGCGCGCGGCCACCGTCGGCTCGGTGGTGGGCGTGGGCACGGAACTGTTCCGCATGATCCGCCAGGGCCGCCTGGAATGGCGCGCCGAAGTCACGGCGGCCGAACTGGCGCGCATCAAGCCCGGCACCAGCGCCGTGGTCAAGGCGGCCAACGGCAGCGAGCTGACCGGCAAGGTGCGCATGATCGCGCCGACCATCGATCCGCAGACCCGCTCCGCGCTGGTGTATGTGGACCTGCCGCCGGCTACCGCTTCGGCTACGGCGGCCACCAGCGCCAACGCGCCGTTCAAGGCCGGCATGTTCGCCAGCGGCCAGTTCGAGCTGGGCACCTCGGACGCCATGACCGTGCCGCAGCAGGCCGTGGTGGTACGCGATGGCTTCAGCTACGTGTTCCGCCTGAACCAGGACGGGCGCGTCAGCCAGCTCAAGGTGCAGGCGGGACGGCGCCTGGGCGACCGCATCGAAGTGAGCAAGGGCTTGACGGCCGATTCGCTGGTCGTGGTCAGCGGCGCGGGCTTTTTGAATGACGGCGATCTGGTACGCAACGTGCCTGCCGCGGCCGCGGCGCCGGCCACCGCCGCCAAATAA
- a CDS encoding efflux RND transporter permease subunit, protein MNFSSLSIKNPIPAIMLFALLTLAGLLAYKANAVQDFPDIELPIVTVTATLDGAAPAQLETEVARKIEDSVATLQGVKNIYTKVLDGVATVTVEFVLEKNIAEGVNDVRDAVARVKADLPAEMRDPTVTKASTAGRVIMTFTASAAPGKGGVPLDDQELSWFVDNSVAKRLLNVPGVGAVKRVGGVFREIRVELDDARMAALQVAAVDVSRQLRSVQREAPGGRGDVSGAEQSVRTIATVQTADQLAAMDIPLPDGRRVRLDQIATVTDTVAEPRSVAEQDGKRVVGFEIFRTKGASEIAVAEGARAAIAELQAAHSNVAIKEVIDNAQPVQENFDGSMELLYEGAILAVLVVWWFLRDWRATLVAAAALPLSVIPAFLGQYWFGYTLNTVTLLSLALVVGVLVDDAIVEIENISRHLRMGKSPMQAAMEAADEIGMAVIATTFALVAVFLPTAFMGGIPGLFFKQFGWTAVLAILASLVVARLLTPMMAAYILKDLPHEEEKDGWIMQRYMAAMKWCLKHRLVTAIGSALFFVGSIMLVPLLPTGFVPPADRAQTMINVELPPGSTLAETRAVAERARVAAMEVPGIKGIFSSIGGGSSGDAFAPGASAEARRAVLTLTTLHRNDRKESMDQLERQIRTKLDQIPGAKFNVGPQDTGVKMQLVLRSEDPVALTGAAQAVERELRTLKGIGNVSSSASLVRPEIIVRPDFAKAADMGVTAAAIGETVRVATAGDYDTALTKMNLSERQVPIRVKLPDAVRADLSALGRLTVPGKNGPVMLDNVASITMESGPAQIDRLNRSRNVTLEVELSGRSLGEVNEEARKLPSMQKLPASVKIAELGDAQEMQALFASFGLAMLIGVLCIYGVLVLLFKDFMQPITILAALPLSIGGAFVALLLTGKALSMPSMIGLIMLMGIVTKNSILLVDYAILARQAGMNRFDALVDACHKRSRPIIMTTIAMGAGMMPLALGWGADPSFRSPMAIAVIGGLITSTLLSLLVVPAVFTYIDDLEHLLKRGMRYLRRDKGTARSTAAVEVMK, encoded by the coding sequence ATGAATTTTTCATCCCTATCAATCAAGAACCCGATACCGGCGATCATGCTGTTCGCGTTGCTGACCCTGGCCGGCCTGCTGGCCTACAAGGCCAACGCGGTGCAGGACTTCCCGGATATCGAACTGCCGATCGTCACCGTCACCGCCACGCTCGACGGTGCCGCGCCGGCGCAGCTGGAAACGGAAGTGGCGCGCAAGATCGAGGATTCGGTCGCCACGCTGCAAGGCGTGAAGAACATCTACACCAAGGTACTCGACGGCGTGGCCACCGTGACGGTCGAATTCGTCCTCGAGAAAAATATCGCGGAAGGCGTGAACGACGTGCGCGATGCGGTGGCGCGGGTCAAGGCCGACCTGCCCGCCGAGATGCGCGACCCGACCGTGACCAAGGCCTCCACGGCCGGGCGCGTGATCATGACCTTTACCGCTAGCGCGGCGCCGGGCAAGGGCGGCGTGCCGCTGGACGACCAGGAACTGAGCTGGTTCGTCGACAATTCGGTCGCCAAGCGCCTGCTCAATGTGCCTGGCGTGGGCGCGGTCAAGCGCGTGGGCGGCGTGTTCCGCGAGATCCGCGTGGAACTCGACGACGCCCGCATGGCGGCGCTGCAGGTAGCGGCGGTGGACGTATCGCGCCAGTTGCGCAGCGTGCAGCGCGAAGCGCCGGGCGGACGCGGTGACGTCTCCGGCGCCGAACAGTCGGTGCGCACCATCGCCACCGTGCAGACGGCCGATCAGCTGGCGGCGATGGATATTCCGCTGCCGGACGGACGCCGCGTGCGCCTGGACCAGATCGCGACCGTGACCGATACCGTGGCCGAGCCGCGTTCGGTGGCCGAGCAGGATGGCAAGCGCGTGGTCGGCTTCGAGATTTTCCGCACCAAGGGCGCCAGCGAAATCGCGGTGGCCGAAGGCGCGCGCGCCGCCATCGCCGAGCTGCAGGCGGCGCATTCGAACGTGGCGATCAAGGAAGTGATCGATAACGCCCAGCCGGTGCAGGAAAACTTCGACGGCTCGATGGAACTGCTGTACGAAGGCGCGATCCTGGCGGTGCTGGTTGTCTGGTGGTTCCTGCGCGACTGGCGCGCCACCCTGGTGGCCGCCGCCGCGCTGCCGCTGTCGGTGATTCCCGCTTTCCTGGGCCAGTACTGGTTCGGCTACACCCTCAACACCGTGACCCTGCTGTCGCTGGCGCTGGTGGTGGGGGTGCTGGTGGACGATGCGATCGTCGAGATCGAGAACATTTCGCGCCACCTGCGCATGGGGAAAAGCCCGATGCAGGCGGCCATGGAAGCGGCCGATGAAATCGGCATGGCGGTCATCGCCACCACCTTCGCGCTGGTCGCGGTGTTCCTGCCGACCGCCTTCATGGGCGGCATTCCGGGCCTGTTCTTCAAGCAGTTCGGCTGGACCGCGGTGCTGGCGATCCTCGCTTCGCTGGTGGTGGCGCGTCTGCTCACGCCGATGATGGCGGCCTACATCCTGAAGGACTTGCCGCACGAAGAGGAAAAAGACGGCTGGATAATGCAGCGCTACATGGCGGCCATGAAGTGGTGCCTGAAACACCGCCTGGTGACGGCGATCGGCTCGGCCCTGTTCTTCGTCGGTTCGATCATGCTGGTGCCGCTGCTGCCGACCGGCTTCGTGCCGCCGGCCGACCGCGCCCAGACCATGATCAACGTTGAACTACCGCCGGGTTCCACCCTGGCCGAAACCCGCGCGGTGGCCGAACGGGCGCGCGTGGCGGCGATGGAAGTGCCGGGCATCAAAGGCATTTTCAGTTCGATCGGCGGCGGTTCGAGCGGCGACGCGTTCGCTCCGGGCGCCTCGGCCGAAGCGCGCCGCGCGGTGCTGACCCTGACCACGCTGCACCGCAACGACCGCAAGGAATCGATGGACCAGCTGGAACGCCAGATCCGCACCAAGCTCGATCAGATCCCCGGCGCCAAATTCAACGTCGGCCCGCAGGATACCGGCGTGAAGATGCAACTGGTGCTGCGCAGCGAAGATCCGGTGGCGCTGACCGGCGCGGCGCAGGCGGTGGAGCGCGAACTGCGCACGCTCAAGGGCATCGGCAACGTCAGTTCGAGCGCCTCGCTGGTGCGTCCGGAAATCATCGTGCGTCCTGACTTTGCCAAGGCGGCCGACATGGGCGTGACCGCGGCGGCCATCGGCGAGACGGTGCGCGTGGCCACCGCAGGCGACTACGACACGGCGCTGACGAAGATGAACCTGAGCGAGCGCCAGGTGCCGATCCGGGTCAAGCTGCCCGACGCGGTGCGGGCCGACCTGTCGGCGCTGGGACGGCTGACGGTGCCGGGCAAGAACGGCCCGGTCATGCTCGACAACGTGGCCAGCATCACGATGGAAAGCGGTCCGGCGCAGATCGACCGCCTCAATCGCAGCCGCAACGTCACCCTGGAAGTGGAGCTGTCGGGCCGCTCGCTGGGCGAGGTCAATGAAGAAGCGCGCAAGCTGCCGTCGATGCAAAAACTGCCGGCGTCGGTGAAGATCGCGGAACTGGGCGACGCCCAGGAGATGCAGGCGCTGTTCGCCAGCTTCGGCCTGGCGATGCTGATCGGGGTGCTGTGCATCTACGGCGTGCTGGTGCTGCTGTTCAAGGACTTCATGCAGCCGATTACCATTCTGGCGGCGCTGCCGCTGTCGATCGGGGGCGCCTTCGTGGCCCTGCTGCTGACCGGGAAAGCGCTGTCGATGCCATCGATGATCGGCCTGATCATGCTGATGGGGATCGTGACCAAGAACTCGATCCTGCTGGTCGATTATGCGATCCTGGCGCGCCAGGCGGGCATGAACCGGTTCGACGCGCTGGTCGACGCCTGCCACAAGCGCAGCCGCCCGATCATCATGACCACCATCGCCATGGGTGCCGGCATGATGCCGCTGGCACTGGGCTGGGGCGCCGACCCGAGCTTCCGCTCGCCGATGGCGATTGCCGTGATCGGCGGACTGATCACGTCGACCTTGCTCAGCCTGCTGGTGGTGCCGGCGGTGTTCACCTACATCGATGACCTGGAGCACTTGCTCAAGCGCGGCATGCGCTATCTGCGCCGCGACAAGGGCACCGCCCGCAGCACGGCGGCGGTGGAGGTGATGAAGTAA